Genomic window (Leptolyngbyaceae cyanobacterium):
CGGAACATCAAGTTTTTATAGAAGAGTTGGGAAATCGGGGATAATGCGATCGCAGTATACTGATTAAGTTAGTTCAGTATGCTAATTTACTGCAATATTAAGACAAAGATGACTATTCCCTCAGAAATTGAAGATCTCGTTAACAGACTGAACCAAGAACTAGATCGAATCGAACGGGACGCAAGTGAAGGCTCTAACATTATAAGAAGCCTATTCTTGCGTTTTCCAGATAATGTTACCCTGATTGGATTGTTTGCTACTCTCAGTAATTCGTTATTATTCGTATAAAATTCTAGAAGACGCATCCAGATTACCGTTGATAGTATCTCGCCTGAAAATGTGCGATCGCAGGTAATTCAGGAAGGAGGAGAAGATTTAGCAGAGTTGCTCGGAAGAGTATTAGAGACTAAAATGTTGGTTAATACGGTGATAACTCGTTTGGATAACTTGAGATGACACAACAACATTTAAATGACAAGCAACAAGCAGAACTAGAAGAAATTTTGCAAATTGCCAAATTAGCGGAACAGAAAGCTAAAGAAATGAGCGATTTGGCAACAGCAATATCTTTAAAATATCAAAAACGTTTGCATGAAGCTAACTTGGAAGCAACAGATAACAATCAAACAATTACCGGATGAAATCGCATTTCTCCTCAAAAGCGCGATCTTACCTTTTGCCCTAAGATGAAGTGATGCGATCGCCAATTACCTGGAGTCGTTGAAATTGAGTTATCTGAAGATATTGAAAATATTAAAACAGGTTGCTTGTAGGTTTAGTTAGAACTACTCTCCCGCAGCACTTAATACATCAATTCATCGTAAACTGCTTGGGGAATGATTATGCTACCGTAAAGTTGTTGTAACAGATTTAGCTGTCCTAAGGCTGCAAGGCTAGTAATAGGTGAAGTATTGCTGACGACAGTCACAATTGACCCAACTCCTGCAAAGTTTTGATGTCAGTTTGCAAATCTTCAACATCGTAATGAATGCAGATGTCGCGACGGGCAAGTTCTTTGCGGAATTCGATTAAATTCATTCCGGCAAGGCGACGGGCAGTGCCTGTACTGATTTTGGATTTTTGGTACAGTAAGATGGCAATTTCTAATTTTAATTCGGCTTCTGATAGGTTGGCGGCTGTGAGGATATGATCGGGAATTATGACACTCATATTTTTGAACTCCAGCTTTTTGGAGATTTTATTATTATTTTACTTTAGGTGCGATCGCATTTTCCCTCAAAAGCGCGATATGCCTACGGCACGCTACGCCAACACACTTTTCATTAATTAGCGATCGCATTTCTGCAACACATCATTTTAAGGTTGCGCGATCGCACTTTTAGAGGAAAATAATTTTCCTGCATCTTTGCCAGAGGATGCGTTTGTGTTCTTCATGCACCAAGGATATCAATTCAGCTTTTTTAGAGTTTACGAAGGAGACGATCCGCCGACTTATTCTTATTGTGAAGGGACAAATGAAACGGCTTTTATTAAAAGTCACGATCGATATAGTGATTTTCTGATGACAGAGGTGGAAATTCACGGGAAATATTTGTTTTCAGTGATTGATGGGTGAGGTGAGATACGCCTACATAGGTGGTTAGGTAGAGGGCGATCGGAATTTTGGAAAATAAGAGATTGAATGCCAAGATAATGCACTGAGGAATATAGTAGAAAGAATACAGACCCCTAAAATTAAGGATTTTATCCATTATGGCAAGCTTCCAAGCGAAGTACACTTTCGAGCTAGGCTGTAGCACTAGCGTTAGTATAGGACAACTGCCTGGTGTTAGTGAGAGTTACGTTCTGATCAAACTGACT
Coding sequences:
- a CDS encoding UPF0175 family protein; this encodes MSVIIPDHILTAANLSEAELKLEIAILLYQKSKISTGTARRLAGMNLIEFRKELARRDICIHYDVEDLQTDIKTLQELGQL